A single genomic interval of Bradyrhizobium japonicum USDA 6 harbors:
- a CDS encoding serine/threonine protein kinase has product MPQPLVKSGAEIDGYTIGDCVHAGGMATLWTVTHPGIDVPLLMKIPRVSEGEDPAAIVSFEMEMMILPRFAGPHVPSCFGTGDFAHQAYAVIERIPGTTLYKRLPDLPLPYEEARQLVAKIAAALADLHRQNVIHHDIKPSSIMFRDSGEAVLIDYGLSHHNHLPDLLQEEFRLPYGTAPYMAPERLLGVRDDPRSDLFSLGVLLYFFTTGERPFGEGETLRAMRRRLWRDPHPPRELRADYPPWLQEVVLRCLEIEPVWRYPTASQLAFDLAHPEQVKLTARSERLKRDPLSVAWRRRFNLGVMAPRAKSDVAAQIASSPILAVALDTVEGAGELNEALRVTTERILATLPSARLACVNVLKLNRIAIDRTLDEQGSNKHIDRLVALRHWATPLKLDESRLSVHVLEAVDPAAALLEFAEANQVDHVIIGARQSSFRRTLLGSVSAKVASEAACTVTVVRPPRMAAAKPGAGVVWG; this is encoded by the coding sequence ATGCCGCAACCCCTGGTCAAATCAGGCGCCGAGATCGACGGCTACACCATCGGCGACTGCGTCCATGCCGGCGGCATGGCGACGCTATGGACCGTCACCCATCCCGGCATCGACGTGCCGCTGCTGATGAAGATTCCGCGGGTGTCGGAGGGCGAGGACCCCGCCGCGATCGTCTCGTTCGAGATGGAGATGATGATCCTGCCGCGGTTCGCCGGGCCGCACGTGCCCTCGTGTTTCGGCACCGGCGACTTCGCGCACCAGGCCTACGCCGTGATCGAACGCATTCCCGGGACCACGCTCTACAAGCGGCTGCCCGACCTGCCGCTCCCATATGAGGAGGCGCGGCAGCTCGTCGCGAAGATCGCCGCCGCACTGGCCGATCTGCACCGGCAGAACGTGATCCATCACGACATCAAGCCGAGCAGCATCATGTTCCGCGATAGCGGCGAGGCGGTCCTGATCGACTACGGCCTGTCGCACCACAACCATCTGCCGGACCTGTTGCAGGAAGAATTCCGCCTGCCATACGGCACCGCGCCCTACATGGCGCCCGAGCGGCTGTTGGGGGTACGCGACGATCCGCGCAGCGATCTGTTTTCGCTAGGCGTGCTGCTCTATTTCTTCACCACCGGCGAGCGTCCCTTCGGCGAGGGCGAGACGCTGCGCGCGATGCGTCGCAGGCTGTGGCGCGATCCGCATCCGCCGCGCGAATTGCGCGCGGACTATCCGCCCTGGCTTCAGGAGGTGGTATTGCGGTGTCTCGAGATCGAGCCGGTGTGGCGCTATCCGACCGCGTCCCAGCTCGCCTTCGATCTCGCTCATCCGGAGCAGGTGAAGCTCACCGCGCGTTCGGAACGGCTGAAGCGCGACCCGTTAAGCGTGGCCTGGCGGCGGCGCTTCAACCTGGGCGTCATGGCGCCGCGCGCGAAATCGGACGTCGCCGCACAAATCGCCTCCAGCCCGATCCTCGCGGTCGCGCTCGATACGGTGGAAGGCGCGGGCGAGCTGAACGAGGCACTGCGCGTGACGACCGAGCGCATTCTCGCGACGCTGCCGTCGGCGCGGCTTGCCTGCGTCAACGTTCTCAAGCTCAACCGCATCGCGATCGACCGGACGCTCGACGAGCAGGGCTCCAACAAGCATATCGACCGGCTGGTCGCGCTCCGGCATTGGGCGACGCCGCTCAAGCTGGATGAGAGCCGGCTGTCGGTTCACGTGCTGGAGGCCGTCGACCCCGCCGCGGCGCTGTTGGAATTCGCCGAGGCCAATCAGGTCGACCACGTCATCATCGGCGCGCGGCAGAGCTCGTTCCGCCGCACGCTGCTCGGCAGCGTCTCGGCCAAGGTGGCCTCGGAGGCGGCCTGCACCGTCACTGTGGTACGGCCGCCGCGGATGGCTGCGGCGAAACCAGGCGCCGGCGTCGTGTGGGGCTAG
- the rpe gene encoding ribulose-phosphate 3-epimerase, which produces MTQAFTPRPLAIAPSILASDFSKLGEEVRAVDAAGADWIHLDVMDGHFVPNISYGPDVIKAMRPHTKKIFDAHLMISPCDPYLEAFAKAGCDHITVHAEAGPHLHRSLQAIRALGKKAGVSLNPGTPISVLEYVIDLVDLVLVMSVNPGFGGQAFIPSAIGKIRDIRAMTAGRPIDIEVDGGVGPDVAGPLAAAGANAFVAGTSVFKGGTQEAYKTNIAAIRNAAASARGEAI; this is translated from the coding sequence ATGACCCAAGCCTTCACTCCCCGCCCCCTGGCCATCGCGCCCTCGATCCTGGCCTCGGACTTCTCCAAGCTCGGCGAAGAGGTGCGCGCGGTGGACGCGGCCGGCGCCGACTGGATCCATCTCGACGTGATGGACGGTCATTTCGTTCCCAACATCTCCTACGGCCCCGACGTCATCAAGGCGATGCGCCCGCACACCAAGAAGATCTTCGACGCGCATCTGATGATCTCGCCCTGCGACCCCTATCTGGAGGCCTTCGCAAAAGCCGGCTGCGACCACATCACCGTGCATGCGGAAGCAGGTCCCCATCTGCACCGCTCGCTCCAGGCGATCCGCGCGCTCGGCAAGAAAGCCGGCGTCTCGCTGAACCCGGGCACGCCGATCAGCGTGCTCGAATACGTCATCGACCTCGTCGACCTCGTGCTGGTGATGTCGGTCAATCCCGGCTTCGGCGGCCAGGCCTTCATCCCCTCCGCGATCGGCAAGATCCGCGACATCCGCGCGATGACGGCGGGCCGTCCGATCGACATCGAGGTCGATGGCGGCGTCGGTCCCGATGTCGCGGGTCCCCTGGCCGCGGCGGGCGCCAACGCCTTCGTCGCCGGCACCTCCGTGTTCAAGGGCGGCACGCAGGAAGCGTACAAGACAAACATCGCCGCGATCCGCAACGCCGCCGCAAGCGCACGCGGCGAAGCGATCTGA
- a CDS encoding EF-hand domain-containing protein, translating into MLFALGAVSSALDAIQSLTNSKSSSSTQKTGSSQNAPINPFAIDSGSSTTSGATSPVNAGKTPQIAPETMNALFAAQSQSSSSTGSTASSTSSSSASSTPTSRDAALKDLFSQIDGDGDGKITKSEFENALGAGGTNLAQADDVFSKMDTNSDGSVSLDEMSKALKSGHHGQHAHGAGGSGDGSDSSAKPSGGSTSTTTTAADGSTTTTVTYADGFKMSTTVPGASSSSRNSAYDLFAQLMQRQGGQGQGASATAGSSMSMSV; encoded by the coding sequence ATGTTGTTTGCCCTTGGTGCCGTATCGAGCGCGCTCGACGCAATCCAGTCGCTGACGAACTCGAAATCGTCCTCGTCGACCCAGAAGACGGGGTCTTCGCAGAACGCGCCGATCAATCCGTTCGCGATCGACAGCGGCAGCAGCACGACCAGCGGCGCGACCTCGCCGGTCAACGCGGGCAAAACTCCGCAGATCGCGCCTGAGACGATGAATGCGCTGTTCGCCGCGCAGAGCCAGTCGTCCAGCAGCACCGGCAGCACGGCCAGCTCGACCTCGTCGAGCTCGGCGTCTTCGACCCCGACGAGCCGCGACGCCGCGCTGAAGGACTTGTTCTCGCAGATCGACGGGGACGGCGACGGCAAAATCACCAAGTCCGAATTCGAGAACGCGCTGGGGGCCGGCGGCACCAACCTCGCGCAGGCCGATGATGTGTTCTCGAAGATGGATACGAATTCCGACGGCAGCGTCAGCCTGGATGAGATGTCGAAGGCGCTGAAGAGCGGCCATCACGGCCAGCATGCCCACGGTGCCGGCGGCTCCGGCGACGGATCGGATTCCTCCGCGAAGCCGAGCGGCGGATCGACCTCGACCACGACGACCGCCGCCGATGGCTCGACCACCACCACCGTCACCTATGCCGACGGCTTCAAGATGTCGACGACGGTCCCTGGCGCCTCCAGCTCCTCTCGCAATTCGGCCTACGATCTGTTCGCGCAGTTGATGCAGCGGCAAGGCGGGCAGGGCCAAGGCGCCTCAGCGACGGCCGGTTCGTCGATGTCGATGAGCGTCTGA
- a CDS encoding P1 family peptidase, producing MKNLLTDIAGVRVGHAEDAKVASGTTAIIFDAPAVAAIDVRGGGPGTREDALLDLASTQERVDAIALSGGSAFGIEAGGGVQAWLAEHGRGLNIRGAVIPLVPGAIMFDLLNGGDKAWGRFAPYRDLGYAAAVAAGHDFALGSVGAGLGATTATFKGGLGSASAVLANGIKVAAIMVVNAVGSATVGDGPWFWAAPFEENGEFGGRGLPPKFTPDMLAMRIKGGPAASARENTTIGLVVTDATLTKAQAKRLAMIAHTGFARAIYPVHAPTDGDVLFAAATCEKPIEPLVGLTELGTVAANVVARAIARGVYSATALPFAGALPAWKDRFGA from the coding sequence TTGAAAAATCTGCTTACCGATATCGCCGGCGTCCGCGTCGGCCACGCCGAGGATGCGAAAGTCGCCTCGGGCACGACAGCGATCATCTTCGACGCCCCGGCGGTCGCAGCGATCGACGTCCGCGGCGGCGGCCCCGGCACGCGCGAGGATGCGTTGCTCGATCTTGCCAGCACACAAGAACGGGTCGATGCGATCGCGCTGTCCGGCGGCTCCGCCTTCGGGATCGAGGCCGGCGGCGGCGTGCAAGCCTGGCTCGCGGAACACGGCCGCGGTCTCAATATCCGCGGCGCGGTGATCCCGCTGGTGCCGGGTGCGATCATGTTCGACCTGCTCAACGGCGGCGACAAGGCCTGGGGGCGCTTCGCCCCCTATCGCGATCTCGGTTACGCCGCAGCCGTGGCCGCAGGCCACGACTTCGCGCTGGGCAGCGTCGGCGCCGGCCTCGGGGCCACCACCGCGACCTTCAAGGGCGGGCTCGGCTCGGCCTCGGCGGTCCTCGCCAACGGCATCAAGGTCGCCGCCATCATGGTCGTCAACGCAGTCGGCAGCGCGACCGTCGGCGACGGACCGTGGTTCTGGGCGGCGCCGTTCGAGGAGAACGGCGAGTTCGGCGGGCGCGGCCTGCCGCCCAAATTTACGCCTGACATGCTGGCGATGCGCATCAAGGGCGGCCCCGCCGCGAGCGCGCGCGAGAACACCACGATCGGCCTCGTCGTCACCGACGCCACGCTGACCAAGGCCCAGGCCAAGCGCCTTGCGATGATCGCGCACACCGGATTTGCCCGCGCCATCTATCCGGTGCATGCACCGACCGACGGCGACGTGCTGTTTGCGGCCGCGACCTGCGAGAAGCCGATCGAGCCGCTGGTCGGCCTCACCGAGCTCGGCACGGTCGCCGCCAACGTGGTCGCGCGCGCGATCGCGCGCGGCGTGTACAGCGCGACGGCGCTGCCGTTTGCGGGAGCATTACCGGCGTGGAAGGACCGCTTCGGCGCGTAA
- a CDS encoding PAS domain S-box protein yields MRVAASRPEEIDVGGHHAGLREIDVLAPNDRSTFLSTLPATRSDRRAALAIVGISAILFALAVPFAGVPLVQVPAFVASYQSALAVIDIITAVLLLSQFAVLRSRALLLLSTGYLFTAGAAVTHALTFPGLFAPAGLFGAGSQTTVWLYMIWHAGFPLFVLAYAWLKDGNGGNRIAGATAPAIALSVAGVFVALTVFAWLVTAQHGLLPVLLKDGHYTPTMIGVVSFVWSLSFAALVTLWFRKPHTVIDIWLMVTMCAWLFDIALSAIVNVARFDLGFYAGRLYGLGASSFVLAVLLIENVRLQANTAGMVGALQRQSSSERNYYAERERLFSAVVESSNDAIITKSLDGTITSWNKAAERVFGYSASEAIGRQVDIIMPEGQREEVAEMLARTRNGEVIDQHETVRLHKSGQPIDVLLSQVPLRSTDGKIIGASKVARDITERKRAESALNREIEERQRIFETSQDLILVTDGYGNFIQISPSVRDILGYKPEDMIGHSAIEFIHPDDLDNTRSEMRAARRGAVKRSFEARYYHYDGHEVTLNWMGTWSEPVKRHFFIGRDLTEKQAAEAQLRQVQKMDSIGQLTGGVAHDFNNVLTVITGTIGILADAVADRPELAAITKLIDDAAERGAQLTKHLLAFARKQPLQPREIDVNALALEAAKLLHPTLGEQITIMPQLTEDAWPTLVDPGQLSTAILNLALNARDAMPDGGTLVLETRNIFLDDGYASMNPDVVAGSYVMIAVSDTGTGIPPDLMERVFDPFFTTKEVGKGTGLGLSMVFGFVKQSGGHIKIYSEEGHGTSVKIYLPRSSGVQETEYESLQNVPIAGGDEKILIVEDDALVRQYVVTQIKSLGYAALEAANAAEALTIIDADKGIDLLFTDIIMPGHMNGRQLADEAARRRPDLKTLFTSGYTENAIVHHGRLDSGVLLLAKPYRKSELAKMLRTALAS; encoded by the coding sequence ATGCGGGTAGCGGCTTCCCGGCCGGAAGAGATTGACGTAGGAGGTCATCATGCCGGCTTACGAGAGATCGACGTGCTAGCGCCTAACGACCGAAGCACATTCCTGTCGACCTTGCCGGCTACGCGAAGCGATCGCAGGGCTGCGTTGGCGATCGTCGGCATCTCCGCGATTCTGTTCGCACTGGCCGTACCGTTTGCGGGCGTGCCGCTCGTACAGGTGCCGGCCTTCGTGGCGAGCTACCAGTCGGCGCTCGCGGTCATCGACATCATCACCGCCGTTTTGCTGCTGTCGCAGTTCGCCGTGCTGCGCAGCCGCGCGCTGCTGCTGCTGTCGACCGGCTACCTGTTCACGGCGGGCGCCGCGGTGACCCACGCCCTCACCTTCCCCGGGCTGTTCGCCCCGGCCGGATTGTTCGGTGCAGGCTCGCAGACCACCGTCTGGCTGTACATGATCTGGCACGCCGGTTTCCCGCTGTTCGTGCTGGCCTACGCCTGGCTCAAGGACGGCAACGGCGGCAACAGGATTGCGGGCGCGACGGCTCCCGCGATCGCACTCTCCGTCGCCGGCGTGTTCGTCGCGCTGACCGTGTTCGCCTGGCTGGTGACCGCGCAGCACGGCCTGCTGCCGGTCCTGCTCAAGGACGGCCACTACACCCCCACCATGATCGGCGTGGTGTCGTTCGTGTGGTCCCTGAGCTTCGCCGCGCTGGTCACGCTGTGGTTTCGCAAGCCGCACACGGTGATCGACATCTGGCTCATGGTCACGATGTGCGCCTGGCTGTTCGACATCGCGCTGTCGGCGATCGTCAACGTCGCGCGCTTCGATCTGGGCTTCTATGCCGGCCGGCTCTATGGCCTCGGTGCGTCGAGTTTCGTGCTCGCGGTGCTGCTCATCGAGAACGTGCGCCTCCAGGCGAACACGGCAGGCATGGTCGGCGCGCTGCAGCGGCAGTCGAGCTCGGAGCGGAACTATTATGCCGAGCGCGAGCGGCTGTTCAGCGCCGTCGTCGAGTCCTCCAACGACGCCATCATCACGAAGTCGCTCGACGGCACCATCACGTCCTGGAACAAGGCGGCCGAGCGCGTCTTCGGCTACTCCGCGAGCGAAGCGATCGGCCGACAGGTCGATATCATCATGCCCGAGGGGCAGCGCGAGGAAGTCGCCGAAATGCTGGCCCGCACCCGCAACGGCGAGGTCATCGACCAGCACGAGACCGTGCGGCTGCACAAGAGCGGCCAGCCGATCGACGTCCTGCTGAGCCAGGTCCCGCTGCGATCGACCGACGGCAAGATCATCGGCGCCTCCAAGGTCGCCCGCGACATCACCGAGCGGAAGCGGGCGGAATCCGCCCTCAACCGCGAGATCGAGGAGCGCCAGCGCATCTTCGAGACCTCGCAGGACCTGATCCTCGTGACGGACGGTTACGGCAACTTCATCCAGATCAGCCCGAGCGTGAGGGACATCCTCGGGTACAAGCCGGAGGACATGATCGGGCACAGCGCCATCGAGTTCATTCACCCCGATGACCTCGACAACACCCGAAGCGAGATGCGCGCGGCGCGGCGTGGCGCGGTCAAGCGCAGCTTCGAGGCGCGCTACTACCACTACGACGGTCACGAGGTGACGCTGAACTGGATGGGCACCTGGTCGGAACCGGTGAAGCGCCATTTCTTCATCGGCCGCGACCTCACCGAGAAGCAGGCCGCGGAAGCCCAGCTCAGGCAGGTCCAGAAAATGGACTCCATCGGCCAGCTGACCGGCGGCGTCGCCCACGATTTCAACAATGTGCTGACCGTCATCACCGGCACGATCGGCATCCTCGCGGACGCGGTGGCCGACCGCCCCGAGCTCGCCGCCATCACCAAGCTGATCGACGACGCCGCCGAGCGTGGCGCGCAACTGACCAAGCACCTGCTCGCCTTTGCCCGCAAGCAGCCGCTCCAGCCGCGCGAGATCGACGTCAATGCGCTGGCGCTCGAGGCCGCCAAGCTGCTGCACCCGACCCTCGGCGAGCAGATCACCATCATGCCGCAGCTCACCGAGGATGCCTGGCCGACGCTGGTCGACCCGGGCCAGCTTTCGACCGCGATCCTCAATCTCGCGCTGAACGCGCGCGACGCCATGCCGGACGGCGGCACGCTGGTGCTGGAGACCCGCAACATCTTCCTCGACGACGGCTATGCGAGCATGAATCCCGACGTCGTCGCCGGCAGCTATGTGATGATCGCGGTCAGCGATACCGGCACCGGCATTCCACCGGACCTGATGGAGCGGGTGTTCGACCCGTTCTTCACGACAAAGGAGGTCGGCAAGGGCACCGGGCTCGGGCTCAGCATGGTGTTCGGCTTCGTCAAGCAGTCCGGCGGCCACATCAAGATCTACAGCGAGGAAGGCCACGGCACGAGCGTGAAGATCTACCTGCCGCGCTCGAGCGGCGTGCAGGAGACCGAGTACGAGTCGCTCCAGAACGTGCCCATCGCCGGCGGCGACGAGAAGATCCTGATCGTCGAGGACGACGCGCTGGTGCGCCAATATGTCGTGACCCAGATCAAGAGCCTCGGCTATGCCGCGCTCGAAGCCGCCAACGCGGCCGAAGCCCTCACCATCATCGATGCCGACAAGGGCATCGACCTGCTCTTCACCGACATCATCATGCCCGGCCATATGAACGGCCGCCAGCTCGCGGACGAGGCGGCGCGGCGGCGTCCCGACCTGAAGACGCTGTTCACCTCGGGCTACACCGAGAACGCCATCGTCCATCACGGCCGGCTCGATTCCGGCGTGCTGCTGCTGGCCAAGCCCTACCGCAAATCCGAGCTCGCCAAGATGCTCAGGACCGCGCTGGCGAGTTGA
- a CDS encoding response regulator, translating into MRRVLVVDDQKEVRAMVAIVLRVNRFDVVEAESGAAGLKAFGEGAFDAAIIDIFLADTSGVDVMVAIRERVPGFPIVAVSGMTALDFMGEAPGLADVVCLQKPFRPNDLLQALHKAQAAAGGELSAAV; encoded by the coding sequence ATGCGCCGTGTCCTCGTTGTCGACGACCAGAAGGAGGTCCGCGCCATGGTCGCGATCGTGCTTCGGGTCAATCGTTTTGACGTCGTCGAGGCCGAGAGCGGCGCAGCTGGCCTGAAAGCCTTCGGCGAGGGCGCTTTCGATGCCGCGATCATCGATATTTTCCTGGCCGACACCAGCGGCGTCGACGTCATGGTGGCCATTCGCGAGCGAGTTCCCGGGTTTCCGATCGTCGCGGTCTCCGGCATGACCGCACTGGACTTCATGGGCGAGGCGCCTGGTCTGGCCGACGTGGTATGCCTGCAAAAGCCATTTCGGCCGAACGATCTCCTGCAAGCGCTCCACAAGGCCCAGGCTGCGGCGGGCGGCGAGCTCTCCGCAGCCGTGTGA
- a CDS encoding branched-chain amino acid ABC transporter substrate-binding protein, with product MKSLKLIGLAFGASIALSSAALAQDVTIAVAGPMTGGESAFGRQMKNGAEMAVADINAAGGVNGKKLALSVEDDACDPKQARSIAEKIAGAKIPFVAGHYCSSSSIPASEAYADGNVLQITPASTNPLFTERKLWNVARVCGRDDQQGLIAAQYIAKNFKGKNIAILNDKTTYGKGLADETKKALNKAGVTEKMYESYNKGDKDFNAIVSRLKRDNIDLVYVGGYHQESGLILRQMRDQGLKTILMAGDALADKEYASITGPAGEGTLFTFGPDPRNKPTAKKIVDAFKAKNIDPEGYTLYTYAAMQVWSQAAKKAGTTDAKKVMEAMKAGKWDTVIGPIEYDAKGDIKQLDYVVYKWDAKGGYAEIKGSGT from the coding sequence ATGAAATCACTGAAGCTCATCGGTCTGGCATTCGGCGCGTCGATCGCGCTATCGAGCGCAGCACTCGCGCAGGATGTCACCATCGCAGTCGCAGGCCCGATGACCGGCGGAGAGTCCGCCTTCGGCCGCCAGATGAAGAACGGCGCCGAGATGGCCGTGGCTGACATCAACGCCGCCGGCGGCGTTAACGGCAAGAAGCTCGCGCTATCCGTCGAGGACGACGCTTGCGACCCGAAGCAGGCGCGCTCGATCGCCGAGAAGATCGCCGGCGCGAAAATCCCGTTCGTGGCCGGGCACTATTGCTCGTCGTCGTCGATCCCCGCCTCCGAGGCCTATGCCGACGGCAACGTGCTCCAGATCACCCCGGCCTCGACCAACCCTCTCTTCACCGAGCGCAAGCTCTGGAACGTGGCGCGCGTCTGCGGCCGCGACGATCAGCAGGGCCTGATCGCGGCGCAATACATCGCCAAGAACTTCAAGGGCAAGAACATCGCGATCCTCAACGACAAGACCACCTACGGCAAGGGTCTTGCCGACGAGACCAAGAAGGCGCTCAACAAGGCCGGCGTCACCGAGAAGATGTACGAGTCCTATAACAAGGGCGACAAGGACTTCAACGCGATCGTCTCGCGCCTGAAGCGCGACAACATCGACCTCGTCTATGTCGGCGGCTATCACCAGGAGAGCGGCCTCATCCTGCGCCAGATGCGCGACCAGGGCCTCAAGACGATCCTGATGGCCGGCGACGCGCTCGCCGACAAGGAGTACGCCTCTATCACCGGCCCCGCCGGCGAAGGCACGCTGTTCACCTTCGGCCCCGATCCGCGCAACAAGCCGACCGCGAAGAAGATCGTCGACGCCTTCAAGGCCAAGAACATCGACCCCGAAGGCTATACGCTCTACACCTATGCGGCGATGCAGGTCTGGTCGCAGGCGGCCAAGAAGGCCGGCACCACCGACGCCAAGAAGGTCATGGAGGCGATGAAGGCCGGCAAGTGGGACACCGTGATCGGGCCGATCGAGTATGACGCCAAGGGCGACATCAAGCAGCTCGACTACGTCGTCTACAAATGGGATGCCAAGGGCGGCTACGCCGAGATCAAGGGCAGCGGCACCTGA
- a CDS encoding ABC transporter ATP-binding protein — MTSSAPLLSIRGLRAAYGKIEALKGVDVEISAGEIVALIGANGAGKSTLMMTIFGKPRARAGQILYEGRDITDVPTHEIAHLRIAQSPEGRRIFPRMSVAENLQMGADATGCTDAEREATLQRVFTLFPRLKERYAQRGGTLSGGEQQMLAIGRALMSRPRLLLLDEPSLGLAPLIARQIFDAIRTLNRQDGLTVLIVEQNANHALKLAHRGYVMVNGLITLAGTGAELLQRPEIRAAYLEGGRHG, encoded by the coding sequence GTGACGTCGTCCGCTCCCCTGCTGTCGATCCGGGGCCTGCGCGCCGCCTACGGCAAGATCGAGGCGCTGAAGGGCGTCGATGTCGAGATCAGCGCCGGCGAGATCGTCGCGCTGATCGGCGCCAACGGCGCCGGCAAGTCGACGCTGATGATGACGATCTTCGGCAAGCCGCGCGCCCGCGCCGGCCAGATCCTGTACGAAGGCCGCGACATCACCGACGTTCCCACCCATGAGATCGCCCATTTGCGCATCGCGCAATCGCCGGAAGGCCGCCGCATCTTCCCGCGCATGAGCGTGGCGGAAAACCTCCAGATGGGGGCGGATGCCACCGGATGCACCGACGCCGAACGCGAGGCCACGCTGCAACGCGTGTTCACGCTGTTCCCACGGCTGAAGGAGCGCTACGCCCAGCGCGGTGGAACGCTGTCCGGCGGCGAGCAGCAGATGCTGGCAATCGGCCGCGCCCTGATGAGCCGCCCCCGCCTGCTTCTGCTCGACGAGCCCTCGCTCGGGCTGGCGCCGCTGATCGCGCGCCAGATTTTCGATGCGATCCGCACCCTGAACCGCCAGGACGGCCTGACGGTCCTGATCGTCGAGCAGAACGCCAACCATGCGCTGAAGCTCGCCCATCGCGGTTACGTCATGGTCAACGGCCTGATCACGCTGGCCGGCACCGGCGCCGAGTTGTTGCAGCGCCCCGAGATTCGCGCCGCCTACCTGGAAGGCGGCCGGCACGGCTGA
- a CDS encoding ABC transporter ATP-binding protein, whose amino-acid sequence MSGDKILGVDRLTMRFGGIVAVQDLSFAAERKKITALIGPNGAGKTTVFNCITGFYKPSGGAIRLTHDDGKVIALERLNDFRIAKQAKVARTFQNIRLFPGMTALENLMVAQHNALMRASGFTLLGLIGAPGYRDAEKRAIDLATDWLRRVNLLDRADDAAGNFAYGDQRRLEIARAMCTEPALLCLDEPAAGLNARESAALSELLLSIRDELGTSILLIEHDMSVVMEISDHIVVMDHGVKIAEGSPREIRDDPKVIAAYLGTDEEEAVAVMESGS is encoded by the coding sequence ATGAGCGGCGACAAAATTCTCGGTGTCGACCGGCTGACCATGCGCTTCGGTGGCATCGTCGCCGTGCAGGACCTGTCGTTTGCGGCCGAGCGGAAGAAGATCACCGCGCTGATCGGACCGAACGGCGCCGGCAAGACCACCGTGTTCAACTGCATCACCGGCTTCTACAAGCCGAGCGGCGGCGCCATTCGCCTCACCCATGACGACGGCAAGGTGATTGCGCTGGAGCGGCTGAACGATTTCCGCATCGCCAAGCAGGCCAAGGTGGCGCGCACCTTCCAGAACATCCGCCTGTTTCCCGGCATGACCGCGCTGGAAAACCTGATGGTGGCGCAGCACAACGCGTTGATGCGCGCCTCCGGCTTCACCTTGCTCGGCCTCATCGGCGCGCCCGGCTACCGCGACGCCGAAAAGCGCGCGATCGACCTCGCCACCGACTGGCTGAGGCGGGTCAATCTGCTCGACCGCGCCGACGATGCCGCCGGCAATTTCGCCTATGGCGACCAGCGCAGGCTCGAGATTGCGCGCGCGATGTGCACCGAGCCCGCGCTTTTGTGCCTGGACGAGCCCGCCGCGGGTCTCAACGCGCGCGAGAGCGCGGCCTTGAGCGAGCTCCTGCTCTCGATCCGCGACGAGCTCGGCACCTCGATCCTGCTGATCGAGCACGACATGTCGGTGGTGATGGAGATCTCCGACCACATCGTCGTGATGGACCATGGCGTCAAGATCGCGGAAGGCTCTCCGCGCGAGATCCGCGACGATCCCAAGGTGATCGCCGCCTATCTCGGCACCGACGAGGAAGAGGCCGTGGCGGTGATGGAGAGCGGGTCGTGA